The Xiphophorus couchianus chromosome 14, X_couchianus-1.0, whole genome shotgun sequence genome includes a region encoding these proteins:
- the LOC114156905 gene encoding gastrula zinc finger protein XlCGF57.1-like isoform X2 yields MEDQRRLMDFTRIPKIILHRIDLRQCWACKEDGVLNELSNLEGNSTLEEQPAHQQFKEKQLCISQDEEQLVLKRKTDDILVIPSKMHRIRNETEPQRNQLISHGSSEDENQDEEGSDSEDSGEKRNEKLKRQRYQKTKQQKGKTESSKQKTHKEGRPDQKQYSCEICDEAFSQSSSLIIHMRTHMDKKPFTCSACEKSFRYKSELLRHMRIHTGEKPFSCETCGKSFQSKSNLHSHMMVHTGEKPFSCETCEKSFQRKSYLLHHMRIHTGEKPFSCVNCGKSFKFKSNLLHQMRSYTGEKPFSCVNCGTCFKFKSNLLSHMRIHTGEKPFSCETCGKSFQRKSSLHSHMMVHTGEKPFSCETCGTSFQRKSSLHSHMMVHTSEKPFSCETCGTSFQRKSYLLHHMRIHTGEKPFSCVNCGKNFKFKSNLLRHMRSHTGEKPFSCVNCGTCFKFKSGLRSHMRIHTGEKPFSCVTCGKCFIAKAQLVCHMRIHTGERPFSCRDCEKRFSIKSCLTSHMRTHTDVRPLLCGTCGKRFRWQTNLTDHMRTHTGGMA; encoded by the exons ATGGAGGATCAGCGcagactgatggattttacCCGGATACCGAAGATCATCTTACACCGGATAG ATCTCCGTCAGTGCTGGGCGTGTAAAGAGGACGGGGTTCTCAATGAGCTCAGCAACCTGGAGGGCAACTCCACTTTAGAAGAGCAACCAGCACATCAACAGTTCAAAGAGAAGCAACTCTGCATCAGTCAGGATGAAGAGCAGCTTGTGCTGAAACGGAAGACTGATGACATTTTGGTGATTCCTTCTAAAATGCACAGAATCCGcaatgaaacagaaccacagaggaaccaactcATCTCTCATGGCTCTTCTGAAGATGAGAACCAGGATGAGGAAGGAAGCGATTCTGAGGACTcaggagaaaagagaaatgaaaaactgaaacgtCAGAGATATCAGAAAACGAAACAGCAAAAAGGTAAAACTGagagttcaaaacaaaaaacacacaaggaaGGTCGTCCAGACCAAAAACAATATTCTTGTGAAATCTGTGATGAAGCCTTTTCTCAAAGCAGTTCCTTGATTATACACATGAGAACTCACATGGACAAGAAGCCTTTCACATGTTCAGCTTGTGAAAAAAGTTTCAGATACAAGTCTGAGTTACTTcgtcacatgagaattcacacaggtgagaagcctttctcatgtgagACCTGCGGAAAAAGCTTCCAAAGCAAATCTAATTTGCACAGTCACATGATggttcacacaggtgagaaacctttctCGTGTGAGACCTGTGAAAAAAGCTTCCAAAGAAAATCTTATTTGCTccatcacatgagaattcacacaggtgagaagcctttctcatgtgtgaactgtggaaaaagcttcaaattcaaatcaaatttgcTTCATCAGATGAGAAGttacacaggtgagaagcctttctcatgtgtgaactgtggaacatgcttcaaattcaaatcaaatttgcttagtcacatgagaattcacacaggagagaagcctttctcatgtgagACATGTGGAAAAAGCTTCCAAAGAAAATCTTCTTTGCACAGTCACATGATggttcacacaggtgagaaacctttctCGTGTGAGACCTGTGGAACAAGCTTCCAAAGAAAATCTTCTTTGCACAGTCACATGATGGTTCACACAAGTGAGAAACCTTTCTCGTGTGAGACCTGTGGAACAAGCTTCCAAAGAAAATCTTATTTGCTccatcacatgagaattcacacaggtgagaagcctttctcatgtgtgaactgtggaaaaaacttcaaattcaaatcaaatttgcTTCGTCACATGAgaagtcacacaggtgagaagcctttctcatgtgtgaactgtggaacaTGCTTCAAATTCAAATCAGGTTTGCGTagtcacatgagaattcacacaggagagaagcctttctcatgtgtgacatgtggaaaatgtttcatagCCAAAGCTCAGTTAGTTtgtcacatgagaattcacaccgGTGAGAGGCCTTTCTCATGTCGGGATTGTGAAAAAAGGTTTAGCATTAAATCATGTTTAACTTCTCACATGAGGACTCATACAGATGTGAGGCCTTTATTatgtgggacttgtggaaaacgtttcCGTTGGCAAACCAATTTAACTGATCACATGAGGACTCATACAGGAGGAATGGCATAA
- the LOC114156905 gene encoding gastrula zinc finger protein XlCGF57.1-like isoform X1 → MEEEMEDQRRLMDFTRIPKIILHRIDLRQCWACKEDGVLNELSNLEGNSTLEEQPAHQQFKEKQLCISQDEEQLVLKRKTDDILVIPSKMHRIRNETEPQRNQLISHGSSEDENQDEEGSDSEDSGEKRNEKLKRQRYQKTKQQKGKTESSKQKTHKEGRPDQKQYSCEICDEAFSQSSSLIIHMRTHMDKKPFTCSACEKSFRYKSELLRHMRIHTGEKPFSCETCGKSFQSKSNLHSHMMVHTGEKPFSCETCEKSFQRKSYLLHHMRIHTGEKPFSCVNCGKSFKFKSNLLHQMRSYTGEKPFSCVNCGTCFKFKSNLLSHMRIHTGEKPFSCETCGKSFQRKSSLHSHMMVHTGEKPFSCETCGTSFQRKSSLHSHMMVHTSEKPFSCETCGTSFQRKSYLLHHMRIHTGEKPFSCVNCGKNFKFKSNLLRHMRSHTGEKPFSCVNCGTCFKFKSGLRSHMRIHTGEKPFSCVTCGKCFIAKAQLVCHMRIHTGERPFSCRDCEKRFSIKSCLTSHMRTHTDVRPLLCGTCGKRFRWQTNLTDHMRTHTGGMA, encoded by the exons atggaggaagag ATGGAGGATCAGCGcagactgatggattttacCCGGATACCGAAGATCATCTTACACCGGATAG ATCTCCGTCAGTGCTGGGCGTGTAAAGAGGACGGGGTTCTCAATGAGCTCAGCAACCTGGAGGGCAACTCCACTTTAGAAGAGCAACCAGCACATCAACAGTTCAAAGAGAAGCAACTCTGCATCAGTCAGGATGAAGAGCAGCTTGTGCTGAAACGGAAGACTGATGACATTTTGGTGATTCCTTCTAAAATGCACAGAATCCGcaatgaaacagaaccacagaggaaccaactcATCTCTCATGGCTCTTCTGAAGATGAGAACCAGGATGAGGAAGGAAGCGATTCTGAGGACTcaggagaaaagagaaatgaaaaactgaaacgtCAGAGATATCAGAAAACGAAACAGCAAAAAGGTAAAACTGagagttcaaaacaaaaaacacacaaggaaGGTCGTCCAGACCAAAAACAATATTCTTGTGAAATCTGTGATGAAGCCTTTTCTCAAAGCAGTTCCTTGATTATACACATGAGAACTCACATGGACAAGAAGCCTTTCACATGTTCAGCTTGTGAAAAAAGTTTCAGATACAAGTCTGAGTTACTTcgtcacatgagaattcacacaggtgagaagcctttctcatgtgagACCTGCGGAAAAAGCTTCCAAAGCAAATCTAATTTGCACAGTCACATGATggttcacacaggtgagaaacctttctCGTGTGAGACCTGTGAAAAAAGCTTCCAAAGAAAATCTTATTTGCTccatcacatgagaattcacacaggtgagaagcctttctcatgtgtgaactgtggaaaaagcttcaaattcaaatcaaatttgcTTCATCAGATGAGAAGttacacaggtgagaagcctttctcatgtgtgaactgtggaacatgcttcaaattcaaatcaaatttgcttagtcacatgagaattcacacaggagagaagcctttctcatgtgagACATGTGGAAAAAGCTTCCAAAGAAAATCTTCTTTGCACAGTCACATGATggttcacacaggtgagaaacctttctCGTGTGAGACCTGTGGAACAAGCTTCCAAAGAAAATCTTCTTTGCACAGTCACATGATGGTTCACACAAGTGAGAAACCTTTCTCGTGTGAGACCTGTGGAACAAGCTTCCAAAGAAAATCTTATTTGCTccatcacatgagaattcacacaggtgagaagcctttctcatgtgtgaactgtggaaaaaacttcaaattcaaatcaaatttgcTTCGTCACATGAgaagtcacacaggtgagaagcctttctcatgtgtgaactgtggaacaTGCTTCAAATTCAAATCAGGTTTGCGTagtcacatgagaattcacacaggagagaagcctttctcatgtgtgacatgtggaaaatgtttcatagCCAAAGCTCAGTTAGTTtgtcacatgagaattcacaccgGTGAGAGGCCTTTCTCATGTCGGGATTGTGAAAAAAGGTTTAGCATTAAATCATGTTTAACTTCTCACATGAGGACTCATACAGATGTGAGGCCTTTATTatgtgggacttgtggaaaacgtttcCGTTGGCAAACCAATTTAACTGATCACATGAGGACTCATACAGGAGGAATGGCATAA